CGAGAAGAGCGCGAGCGACCTGGCGGACAACGAGGAGTACCAGGAGCTCACCGATCGGATCGCCGAGCTCCGCGAGCGGGCCGACGAGTCGCGCGACGCGGTCGCGACCGGCGACGAGGACTACGAGAAGCTCTTTCAGGACTTCGACACCGACGCGTAAGCGGGGATCGACCCGAAGCACGCGACCGATCGAGGGGGTATTCCGCCGACTCTTTATCACCGATCCGACCGAACGCGTGATCGCATGCGCGTCCGGGATCTGCCGCTCTCGTCGTCCGTCGTCGACCACTTCGCCGAGCGGGGCGTCCGGGAGCTGTACCCGCCGCAGCGCGCGGCGGTCGAGGCGGGCGTCTGCGGCGGCGCGGACGTGGTCGCGGCGGTGCCGACCGCCTCGGGGAAGACGTTCGTCGCGCAGCTCGCGCTCCTGACCGCCGGCGGTCCCGGACTGTACGTCTGTCCGCTCCGCGCGCTCGCCCGTGAAAAGTACGAGACGTTCGCCGCGCTACCCGGCGTCGACGTTGGCATCTCGACGGGCGACTTCGACGCGACCGGCGAGGAGCTGGCGGGCAACGACGTCGTGGTCGCCACCAGCGAGAAGGTCGACTCCGCGATCCGCAACGGGGCCTCGTGGGTCGACGAGCTAGCCTGCGTCGTCGTCGACGAGGTCCACCTGCTGGGCGCGAAGCGGCGCGGACCGACCCTCGAAGTGACGCTGGCGACACTCCGGCGGCGGAACCCCGACCTCCAGACCGTGGCGCTGTCGGCGACCGTCGACAACCCGGACGCGATCGCGGACTGGCTCGACGCCGCCCTCGTCGAGTCCGACTGGCGGCCCGTCGAGCTGCGGACCGGCGTCGCCGTCGGCGGCGACGTCGCCTTCGACGACGGGACGAGCCTGTCGGTCGACGTCGCGTCCGCCGACGAGGCGGCCCGCGATGACGACGAAGAAGTCGGTGTCGAGAAAAATGAAGCCGACGGGCCGGACGCAACCGAGGTCACCGCCGCCCTGGTCGCCGACGCGGTCGCGGACGGCGGCCAGTGTCTCGCGTTCGTCCGATCGCGTCGCGAGGCGGTCGACCTCGCGGAGCGGCTCGCCGACGAGGGGCTCGCCGAGAAACTCGGAATCGAGGACGCTGCCGCGGCGGCGGCGGACGAGGCCACCGACGTGGACGGGACGCTCACCGGCCGGCAGCTCGCCGACTGCCTCCGCGCCGGCGTCGCGTTCCATCACGCCGGCCTCCGGTCGGGCCACCGGTCGGTCGTCGAGTCGGCGTTCCGCGACCGCGACGTCGCCTGTATCTGCGCGACGCCCACGCTGGCCGCCGGCGTCAACGTCCCCGCGCGCCGCGTCGTCGTCCGCGACCAGCGCCGGTACGGCGAGGCCGGCATGGAGTGGATCCCCACGCTCGAAGTCCACCAGATGTGCGGCCGGGCGGGGCGTCCGGGGCTCGACCCGCACGGGGAGGCCGTCCTCGTCGCCGACGCGGACACGCGCGCCGCGGTTCACGAGCGGTACGTCGAGGGCGAACCGGAGGCCGTCGAGTCGCAGCTGGCCGATCCCGGGGCGCTCCGGACCCACGTCCTCGCGGCGGTCGCGACGGGGTTCGCCGCGACCGAGACCGAGATCCTCGACGTGTTCGAGGGGACGTTCTACGCCCGGGAGACCGGGGCCGGCGGCCTCGCCGACGCGGTCGCGGTCGCGGTCGACGACCTCGTCGCGGCCGGCATGGTCGCCCGGGAGACCGGCGGCGTCGAGGACTACCGGCTCGTCGCGACGGCCGTCGGCGAGACTACCTCGAAGCAGTACGTCCGCCCCGAGACGGGCGAGCGGATCGTCGCCGGCCTCCGCGCGGCGGCCGGCCTCTCCGACGCGACGACGCTCACCGCGTTCGAGGTGATCTGCGACACGCCGGACATGCAAGACACCTACCTCGGGAACGCCGAGCGCGCGGACGTCTACCGGTTCGCTCGGACGAACTCCGCGCATCTCACCACGGACATGACCGAGCCGGACGACTTCGAGGGGTGGCTGGAGTCGGTGAAGACGGCCCGCATCTTAGACGAGTGGATCGGCGGCGCGACCGTCGAGGATCTGGTGGAGCGCTACCGGATCGGGCCGGGCGACCTCGACTCGCGGGTCGAGCGCGCGGAGTGGCTGCTGAGCGCGGCGGAGGCGCTCGGGGAGACGATCGGCGTTCGGGTCCCGGCGGTGTCGCGGGCGCGGTCGCGGCTGTGAGAGAGGAGGAAGAAGCGATCGGCGCGTCCGATCCGGGCTCAGTCGGCCGACCCGACCGCCCGGTGGAAGGGGGTCCGGGCGATCGTCTGCCGCAGCTCCGCCAGCGAGTCGCGGCCGACGTCGCTCGCGGCCGACATCACCGCGAACACCTCCTGTCTGGACACCTTCACGCCGGTCTCGGTGAGCGCGTCCTCCGGGCGGCTCCCGAGTTCGCGGAGGGTGCCGACCGCGAGCAGGTACGGGACGGTCCACGCCTCCATCGTGTTGCCGTTCGAGAGCGGCATCGTCTCCAGGTACGCCTGCGCGTCGTCCAGGAACGAGCGGGCGTAGTCCGCGGTCCGGTCGACGACGCGGGCCGACGACTCCCGGTTCTCCGGGTGGACGACCCGCTCCTGTTCGACGCCCTCCGCTTCGAGCCACTCGGCGGGGAGGTAGACGTTGTTCTCCTCGGTGTAGTCGTCGTACACGTCCTTCGAGACGTTCACCAGCTGTAAGAGGAGGCCGAACTCCTCGGCGGTCTCGCGCAGCCGGTCGGCGCGCTCCTCGGCGACATCGCCGCGGGTGAGCAGGTTCGTGATGAGGTTGCCGACGGTGCCGGCCGCGTAGTAGCAGTACTGCTCCAGCTCGTCGCGGTCGTCGATGCGGAGGCCGCCCTCGGTTGCGTGGCGGTCGACGAACATCGCCATCCCGTCGACCATTTCGAGCACCGGCGGCACGATGGCCTCCTGCGCCTCCGGGTCCAGCTCCTCGAACGTAGCGGCGATCGTCGGTGCCTCCGCGACGACGGTCCAGTCGTCGTCGCGCTCGGCGGGCAGCCACTCGTCGACCGCCTCGCGGAACGCGCCGATCTCGGTCTCGTCGTCCGGGTCGATCGCTCGTCGGTACGTCCGCAGCACGTCGCTCTGGGCTTCCGGGGGGATGTGGCCGGCGTCCTCGACGGTGTCGGCGACCCGGCAGAGGAGGTAGCCGACGCAGATCTGCGAAGCCATCGGCTCCTCTAACACGTCGACGGTCAGCGCGAAGGTCCGCGAGACCCCTTGGACCGCCTCGTGACACCACGCGAGGTCGGCCTCGCCGGGGCCGTGTTCTCGTCCGCTCATTCAGTTGCCGGTCCTTACGGCACAACGCATAAAAAGCCTCGTGGAACGCCGGCCGGTCGCCGCTCGTCGCACGGAACCGCGAAATCGGAGGACTCCGCCGTCGTTCGCGCCGACGAACCGCCGCCCCGTGTACAATCGTGTGGAAACGGCTAAGTCGGCCCGGCCGAACGTCCCGACATGGAGTTCACGCTCACCGAAGAGCAGCGTCAGATCCGCGACACCGTCGCGGAGTTCGTCGACGAGGAGGTCGTGCCGCGGGCGGCCGAGATCGACGAGACGGACGAGTTCCCGGCCGACCTGATCGACGAGATGGCCGACCTCGGTCTCATGGGGATGCCGTTCCCGGTCGAGTACGAGGGCGCGGGCCTCGACTACCACAGCTACGCGATCGGTCTCGAAGAGATCTCCCGGGGCTCCGGGGGGCTCGGGACGGTCGTCGCGGCCCACACCTCGCTGGCCGGCAACATGCTCTACGAGTTCGGCGACGAGGAACAGAAGCAGGAGTACCTCACGGCCCTGAACACCGCCGAGGACATCGGCGCGTTCGCGCTCTCGGAGGCCGAGGCCGGCTCGGACGTGCCCGCCATGTCGACCACCGCGGAGCGCGACGGCGACGGCTACCTCGTCAACGGCGGCAAGCTCTGGATCTCCAACGGCTCCGTCGCGGACACGGTCACGCTGTTCGCCAAGACCGACCCCGACGCGGGCCGGAAGGGCATCTCGTCGTTCGTCGTGCGTCCCGAGGAGGACGACGGGTTCGTCGTCGAGGGGACGGAGGACAAGATCGGCGACAAGGGGTGTCCGACCGCCGAGCTGCGGTTCGACGACATGTGGATCCCCGAAGACCGGCTGCTCGGCGAGGAGGGCGAGGGGTTCGTCCACGCCCTGAAGACGCTCAACGGCGGCCGGATCACGATCGCGGCCCGGTCGGTCGGGATCGCGCGCGCCGCGCTCGACGAGGCGAAGTCCTACGCCCAACAGCGCGAGCAGTTCGACCGGCCGATCTCCGACTTCCAGGCGATCCAGCACAAGCTCGCGGACATGGACACGAAGGCGCGCGCCGCGGAGCTGTTGATGCACGAGGCGGCCGACCTGAAGATGCGCGACGACGACTACATCAAGGAGGCCGCGCAGGCGAAGCTGTACGCCTCCGAGATCGCCCGTGAGGTCGCCAACGAGGGGATCCAGATCCACGGCGGCTACGGCTACACCAAGGACTTCCCCGCCGAGCGCTTCTACCGCGACGCGAAGCTCTCGGAGATCTACGAGGGGACCAGCGAAGTCCTGCGGAACACGATCGCCCAACAGCTCCTCGACGAGTAGCGCCGCCGACGGTCGTCACTCCCTCGAACCGGGGGCGTCGCCGTCTCCGCCGTCGTCCGTAGTTCCGGCACTCTCCGCCCCCTCGCCCCTCGTCCCGCTGTTCTCTGTCCCCCCGCTCTCCGCGTTCTCACTCTCGTCGTCGTCGCTCCCGGAGCCGGGGCCGTGAGCCACGTCGGCGTCCGACGGGTTCTGGTCGACCGCGTACTCGCCCGTGTCGATCCGCTCCGCCGGCTGCGAGTAGTCGCGGTCGCTCGGCGAGAAGTCCGGCCGGACGACGCCGTCGTCCGGGATCTCGACCCCGTCGTCGGGCGCGTCGTCGCCCGTCGCCTCCCGATGGGTCGACGCGTCGTTGCGATCGGTCTCGCCGGCCGCCGACGCCGGCCTCGATTCCTCGGCGGATCCCGATTCCCCCGTCGTCGCGTCCGATTCCGCGGCCGACCCGGTACTGGTCGCATCCGGTTCCGCGGTCGGCCCGGTACCCGCCGCCTCCGGTTCCCCGTCCACGCCGTCGCCCTCGTCGACCCACTCGAAGCGGTCGGTCCCGGTCGACCGCCGCTCCGCGACGGCGGTCGCGAGCCGTTCGGTGAGCGTCTCCTTCAGCGCCTCGGCCTCGTCGATCTCGAAGTCGACCGCGGCGGCGTCGCTCCCGGTCAGCGACCCGGTCCCCGCGGTGTCGGCGACGATCGTCGCCACGCTCCACCGGCGCTGGAACACGGTTCGGCTGTCGATCACGTTCTGGACCCGGTAGTACGGGACGACCGCGACGGTCCGGCTCCAGAACCCGTTGCGGGTGAGCAGGTGGTCCTCCCCGAGCCAGTAGCCGCGGTGTTTCCACTTCAGGTGGGCCGCGGGCGGCACGGCGAGGAGTAGCGCGGCGATCCCGTACCACGGGAGCGACGCCGCGAAGTACCAGTTCGCGGCGTACGCGATCCCCGTGAGGACCCCGACGATCACCGCGTACCGGACGACGTACCGCCAGCGGATCCGCTTCGGCGGCCGGTTGAACTCGGGCGTGCCGAACGACTCGATCTCGTGTGCGAGCCGGTAGACGCGGTCGGTCGTCGCGATCGGCACGGCGGACTGGTTACCCGACTCGGACCCCTGTCCGGGCGCGTACCCCGCGGTCTCGATCGAGAGGCTCGCGTAGCCCAGCGCCCGCTTCGCGGGGTTGTCCGTTATCCGCAGCGTCTGGACCTTCTCGGTCGGGATCGACCCGCTGTACCGCCGGAACAGGCCGCGCTCGTAGCGCAGTTCGTCGCCGGCGCGCGAGAGCCGGAACCCGTAGTAGTTCGAGAAGGCGACGCCCGCGCCGATGAGCCACGAGGCGATGAACAGCGCCGCCACGCCGACGAACGCCGTCGCGGTGAGCGCGGCGGCCGAGGTCTCCGGGAGGAAACCCGACAGCACCGGGAAGGACCCGGAGCTGAGGAACGCCAACAGCCCGATCAGGCGTCCGTCGAACGACAGCGCCCCGACGAGGGCGAGTTCGCCGGGCGAGATGGCGAACAGCTCCTCCTCGTCCGGCGCGAACGCGTCGTCGCGCCCGCCCTCGACCGCGTCGTCGACGGCGTCGGTCCCGTCGCCGGCCCCGCCCGCCCGGCCCGCGTCGGACTTCCGGCGCTGGACCTCGCGCTGGAGGCGGGTCGCCTCCTCGGGCGTGACGAACCGGATCGACCCCTCGGTGCTGGAGCCGCCGGCGGTCTCCAGATCGACCGCGGCGACGCCGATCGCGCGCTGGATAACCGACCGACTCACGTCGACGTTCTGGATCCGGCGGTACGGGATCTCGCGCTCGCGCCGAGAGATGACGCCGGAGGAGATGTCGAGCGTGTCCTCGGTGAGGACGTACTCGAACCGGCGGTAGTACGCGACCTCGTAGGCGAGCATCGCGAGGAGGATCGCCGCGCCGCCGGCGACCGCCAGCGGGACTCCGAACCCGCCGCTGTTGACGATCACGAACAGGGCGACGGCGGTCCCGGCCGCCTTCTGGAGCGCGCGGTACGGGACCGACTGCGGCGCTAACTTCACACCGCGTCCTCCCCGTCGGCGCGGATGGCCAGCCGCTTCAGTTCCTCGCGGAGGTCGCTCGCCCCCTCCGGCGTGAGTCCGGGGATCCGCACGTCAGCCCCTCGGGAACCGGCGGTGTACACCACGCAGGAGGCGAGCCCGGCGGTCCGCTCGATCGGCCCGCGCCGGGAGTCGACGTGCTGGATCCGCACCAGCGGCACCGTGGTCCGCACCTGCGTGATCACGCCGCGGTCGAGGTAGATCGCGTCCTCGCGGATCTCGTAGCTCCAGCGGCGGTACCGGAGCAGCGCGTGCGCGACGGTGAGCGTCAGCATCGCGGCTCCGACCGCCACCGGTGCCCACTCCGGCAGGTACTCGAGGTACGCGCCGCCGGCGAACGGGGCGGTGACGAGCGCCGACAGGAGCACCGCACGGAGGACCCACACGATCTGGACTCGGGGGTGGAGCGTCTGTGCCGTCATCGACGGTCCCCCGTCGCGTGTCCGCGTGTCATGACCGGCGGTTGACGCGCCCGACGTATAAGTCCGGCCGGAAGCGGCTGACGGGGACCCACCGAAAAGATCGTGAGAGACACTCTCTTCCGAAGACGATACTTGCCGAAACCGATATGACCCGGGGTCGAGTCGTGCCGGCCATGACCGACGACCCGTTCGAGAACATGCTCGCGCAGATGGACCGCGCCGAGGAGTACGCGGACGTTGACCACGGTATCTTCGAGCGGCTCAAACACCCGGAGCGGACGCTCAAGGTCACGCTCCCCGTCGAACTGGACTCGGGCGAGGTCGAGGTGTTCGAGGGGTACCGCTGTCAGTTCGACAGCGCTCGCGGGCCGTTCAAGGGCGGCGTGCGATTCCACCCGTCGGTGACCCAGCGCGAGGTCGAGGCGCTCGCCGGGTGGATGACGTGGAAGACCGCGCTGGTCGATCTCCCGTACGGCGGCGCGAAGGGCGGCGTGATCTGCGAGCCGAAGGAGCTGACGCAGAACGACTTGGAGAGCCTGACCCGGCGGTACACCGAGGGGATCCGCCGGATGATCGGCCCCGAGGTCGACGTCCCCGCTCCGGACATGAACACGAACCCGCAGACGATGGCGTGGATGATGGACACCTACTCGATGTACGAGGGGCACTCCGTCCCGCAGGCCGTCACCGGGAAGCCGCTGGAGATCGGCGGGACGCCCGGCCGCGTGGAGGCGACCGGCCGCGGCGTCTCGCTCGTGACCGAGCGGCTCTTCGAGTACCTCGACCGCGACCTCTCGGACGCGACGATCGCGATCCAGGGCTTCGGCAACGTCGGGTCGAACGCGGCCCGGCTCCTCGACGAGGCGGGTGCCAACGTGGTCGCGACCTCGGACGTGTCGGGGGCCGCCTACGACCCCGACGGGCTCGACGTGGCGGCGCTCGGCGCGCACGTCGACGCCGGCGGTCTGATATCCGAATACGTCGCGGGCGAGTACCGCGGGAACGCGGACGGCTCCAGTTGGGACGACCCGGACGAGATCACCAACGCGGAGCTCCTCACCCTCGACGTCGACGTGCTCATCCCGGCCGCCGTCGAGGGCGTGATCACCGCCGACAACGTCGACGACCTGCGGGCGTCTGCGATCGTCGAGGCCGCCAACGGCCCGACGACCGTCGCCGCCGACGAGGCGCTCACCGAGCGCGACATCCAGGTCGTGCCCGACATCCTCGCCAACGCCGGCGGCGTCATCGTCTCGTACCTGGAGTGGGTCCAGAACGCGCAGGAGTTCTCGTGGCCGCTGGAGACGGTCAACGCCGAACTGGAGCGCCGCATCGGCGACGCGTTCGACCAGACCATCGAGCAGTACGACGCCAAGGAACTCCCCGACCTCCGGACCGCCGCGTACACGCTCGCCTTAGAGCGCACGGCGAAGGCCCACGAGTACCGCGGGCTGTTCCCGTAACCCGGCAGTTCACGGCCAATCTCCGTACCCCGGCCGTTCGCCGCCGCGTCCGGTCTCCCGGCGTCAGACTCGCCGGATCCGGTCGGCCGTGACCGCGATCGGCTCCGAGTAGTGGAGTATCGGGTCGCCGTCGGGGCGGTCGAACCCGTTCGCGGCGAACAGCGTGTTCGACCGTATCTCCGCCTCCGCCGGCCGCAGCGTCCACGGTTCGTGCTCTATCTCGCCGACGTACAGCCGCCCGCCAGACCCCGCCGTGTAGAACCGGTAGTTCTCCAGCAGGAACGCGGGCAGCGACCCCGCCTCCGGCGTGAACGCCTCGCCGACCGGCGCGTAGGTCGCGTCGAACCGGGCGTGCGGGACGCCTCGGTGGACGCGACGGCTCGCGAACCGGACGGTACGGTCGGGGTCGACAGCGTCCCCGTCGCCGGCGTCGTCCGGGGCCCAACCGCCAGGGTCACCGGCGTCGCCGCGTCGAACGTCGGTCTCGGCCCGGTAGTACGGCAGCCGGAACAGCCCTCGGGCGACCGCCACGCCGAGCCGGTCGTCGGCGTCGAGGCTGTGGAAGTAGACGCCGGGGCCGTTCGGTCCCTCGACGTACGTCCGGAGGTTGAGTTCGGGGAACGACAGCCCCATCGGCACGCCCCGGGGCCGGATGTCGTCCATCACGAACGGGACGACCCCGAGGTACGCGTCGCCGCCGTGGGTCGCGACCGAGAGCCCGTCGGGGAGCGCCGCGGCGACGACCTCCGGGTCGACGGGCCAGTGCGCGAACAGTCCGTCCCGCCACGTCATCTCCAACCAGCGGCGGCCGAGCATGTCCGATCGTAGGGGTTCCGTCGACATAACCCGCACGCCGCCGGCGGGCGGTTCCGGGCCGCCCCGCGCGGCCGCTCGACCGAGTGACCCCGCCTACTCCGGCGGCGCGTCGACCGCCTCCGGAGCGTCCTTCCACTCCCCGAGCCCGGAGGGGTCGAGGTGGACGTGGACGTCGCCGACGTCCTCCAACGCGCGGAGGCTCGTGACGAGTTCCGTCTCCACGTCGTGGGCCTCCCGGAGGGTCATCGTCCCGTCGACCTCGACGTGGACCTCGACCTCCAGGTCGGTCCCGTCGTAGTACACGGTGAGGTCGTGGACCCCCTCGACGGCGGCGTGGTCGCGGAGGGCGGCGACGATCCGGTCGCGGTCGCCCGGCGGGGGCGCTTCCCCGACGAGGTACCTGACGTTCTCGCGGCCGATCTCGATCCCCTGGTACACGACGAGGGCGCTGACCAGCGCCCCCGCGATCGGGTCGAGGACCGGGACGTTCAGCAGCACGCCGAACACGCCGACCAGGGCGGCGATCGTGGTGTAGATGTCGTTGAGACAGTCCACCGCGAGGGCGTCGAGCGCGGTCGACCCGAGGTCGGCGTTCACCAGCTCCGTGTACCGGTACAGCAGGTACATGTCGGCCATCGCGAACAGCAGCGCCCCGACCAGGAGGGGGCTCGGCCGCACCTCGACGGGGCCGAGGAACCCGAGCACCGACTCGCGCAACAGGAGCAGCCCGAGAACCGCGATCGTCGCGCCGACGAACAGCGCCGTCAGCGGTTCGATCCGCTGGTGGCCGTGCGGGTGCGTCTCGTCCGCGCTCTCGTACCGCGAGCCGCCCCAGACGAACACCACCGCGCTGGCGACGAGGTCCGCGACCGAGTGGGCGGCGTCGGCCAGGAGCGCGACGCTGCCGAACGCGAGCCCCGTCGCCCCGACGACCGCGATCTTCACCGCGTTGCCGACGACGTTGACCGCCGCCGCCCGCTGGAACCGAGCGCGGTCGCCGCTCCCGAAGGGGCTCGACATACCCGATGATGCGGCCGCGGCCCTGTTAAGCGTCTCGCGTCGCCCCGGCTCCTCCGGTCCCGCGTCGC
This genomic stretch from Halorubrum hochsteinianum harbors:
- a CDS encoding PH domain-containing protein is translated as MTAQTLHPRVQIVWVLRAVLLSALVTAPFAGGAYLEYLPEWAPVAVGAAMLTLTVAHALLRYRRWSYEIREDAIYLDRGVITQVRTTVPLVRIQHVDSRRGPIERTAGLASCVVYTAGSRGADVRIPGLTPEGASDLREELKRLAIRADGEDAV
- a CDS encoding YqjF family protein, whose protein sequence is MLGRRWLEMTWRDGLFAHWPVDPEVVAAALPDGLSVATHGGDAYLGVVPFVMDDIRPRGVPMGLSFPELNLRTYVEGPNGPGVYFHSLDADDRLGVAVARGLFRLPYYRAETDVRRGDAGDPGGWAPDDAGDGDAVDPDRTVRFASRRVHRGVPHARFDATYAPVGEAFTPEAGSLPAFLLENYRFYTAGSGGRLYVGEIEHEPWTLRPAEAEIRSNTLFAANGFDRPDGDPILHYSEPIAVTADRIRRV
- a CDS encoding Glu/Leu/Phe/Val family dehydrogenase; the protein is MTDDPFENMLAQMDRAEEYADVDHGIFERLKHPERTLKVTLPVELDSGEVEVFEGYRCQFDSARGPFKGGVRFHPSVTQREVEALAGWMTWKTALVDLPYGGAKGGVICEPKELTQNDLESLTRRYTEGIRRMIGPEVDVPAPDMNTNPQTMAWMMDTYSMYEGHSVPQAVTGKPLEIGGTPGRVEATGRGVSLVTERLFEYLDRDLSDATIAIQGFGNVGSNAARLLDEAGANVVATSDVSGAAYDPDGLDVAALGAHVDAGGLISEYVAGEYRGNADGSSWDDPDEITNAELLTLDVDVLIPAAVEGVITADNVDDLRASAIVEAANGPTTVAADEALTERDIQVVPDILANAGGVIVSYLEWVQNAQEFSWPLETVNAELERRIGDAFDQTIEQYDAKELPDLRTAAYTLALERTAKAHEYRGLFP
- a CDS encoding DEAD/DEAH box helicase is translated as MRVRDLPLSSSVVDHFAERGVRELYPPQRAAVEAGVCGGADVVAAVPTASGKTFVAQLALLTAGGPGLYVCPLRALAREKYETFAALPGVDVGISTGDFDATGEELAGNDVVVATSEKVDSAIRNGASWVDELACVVVDEVHLLGAKRRGPTLEVTLATLRRRNPDLQTVALSATVDNPDAIADWLDAALVESDWRPVELRTGVAVGGDVAFDDGTSLSVDVASADEAARDDDEEVGVEKNEADGPDATEVTAALVADAVADGGQCLAFVRSRREAVDLAERLADEGLAEKLGIEDAAAAAADEATDVDGTLTGRQLADCLRAGVAFHHAGLRSGHRSVVESAFRDRDVACICATPTLAAGVNVPARRVVVRDQRRYGEAGMEWIPTLEVHQMCGRAGRPGLDPHGEAVLVADADTRAAVHERYVEGEPEAVESQLADPGALRTHVLAAVATGFAATETEILDVFEGTFYARETGAGGLADAVAVAVDDLVAAGMVARETGGVEDYRLVATAVGETTSKQYVRPETGERIVAGLRAAAGLSDATTLTAFEVICDTPDMQDTYLGNAERADVYRFARTNSAHLTTDMTEPDDFEGWLESVKTARILDEWIGGATVEDLVERYRIGPGDLDSRVERAEWLLSAAEALGETIGVRVPAVSRARSRL
- a CDS encoding PH domain-containing protein, with product MKLAPQSVPYRALQKAAGTAVALFVIVNSGGFGVPLAVAGGAAILLAMLAYEVAYYRRFEYVLTEDTLDISSGVISRREREIPYRRIQNVDVSRSVIQRAIGVAAVDLETAGGSSTEGSIRFVTPEEATRLQREVQRRKSDAGRAGGAGDGTDAVDDAVEGGRDDAFAPDEEELFAISPGELALVGALSFDGRLIGLLAFLSSGSFPVLSGFLPETSAAALTATAFVGVAALFIASWLIGAGVAFSNYYGFRLSRAGDELRYERGLFRRYSGSIPTEKVQTLRITDNPAKRALGYASLSIETAGYAPGQGSESGNQSAVPIATTDRVYRLAHEIESFGTPEFNRPPKRIRWRYVVRYAVIVGVLTGIAYAANWYFAASLPWYGIAALLLAVPPAAHLKWKHRGYWLGEDHLLTRNGFWSRTVAVVPYYRVQNVIDSRTVFQRRWSVATIVADTAGTGSLTGSDAAAVDFEIDEAEALKETLTERLATAVAERRSTGTDRFEWVDEGDGVDGEPEAAGTGPTAEPDATSTGSAAESDATTGESGSAEESRPASAAGETDRNDASTHREATGDDAPDDGVEIPDDGVVRPDFSPSDRDYSQPAERIDTGEYAVDQNPSDADVAHGPGSGSDDDESENAESGGTENSGTRGEGAESAGTTDDGGDGDAPGSRE
- a CDS encoding cation diffusion facilitator family transporter, giving the protein MSSPFGSGDRARFQRAAAVNVVGNAVKIAVVGATGLAFGSVALLADAAHSVADLVASAVVFVWGGSRYESADETHPHGHQRIEPLTALFVGATIAVLGLLLLRESVLGFLGPVEVRPSPLLVGALLFAMADMYLLYRYTELVNADLGSTALDALAVDCLNDIYTTIAALVGVFGVLLNVPVLDPIAGALVSALVVYQGIEIGRENVRYLVGEAPPPGDRDRIVAALRDHAAVEGVHDLTVYYDGTDLEVEVHVEVDGTMTLREAHDVETELVTSLRALEDVGDVHVHLDPSGLGEWKDAPEAVDAPPE
- a CDS encoding acyl-CoA dehydrogenase family protein, translated to MEFTLTEEQRQIRDTVAEFVDEEVVPRAAEIDETDEFPADLIDEMADLGLMGMPFPVEYEGAGLDYHSYAIGLEEISRGSGGLGTVVAAHTSLAGNMLYEFGDEEQKQEYLTALNTAEDIGAFALSEAEAGSDVPAMSTTAERDGDGYLVNGGKLWISNGSVADTVTLFAKTDPDAGRKGISSFVVRPEEDDGFVVEGTEDKIGDKGCPTAELRFDDMWIPEDRLLGEEGEGFVHALKTLNGGRITIAARSVGIARAALDEAKSYAQQREQFDRPISDFQAIQHKLADMDTKARAAELLMHEAADLKMRDDDYIKEAAQAKLYASEIAREVANEGIQIHGGYGYTKDFPAERFYRDAKLSEIYEGTSEVLRNTIAQQLLDE
- a CDS encoding phytoene/squalene synthase family protein, with the translated sequence MSGREHGPGEADLAWCHEAVQGVSRTFALTVDVLEEPMASQICVGYLLCRVADTVEDAGHIPPEAQSDVLRTYRRAIDPDDETEIGAFREAVDEWLPAERDDDWTVVAEAPTIAATFEELDPEAQEAIVPPVLEMVDGMAMFVDRHATEGGLRIDDRDELEQYCYYAAGTVGNLITNLLTRGDVAEERADRLRETAEEFGLLLQLVNVSKDVYDDYTEENNVYLPAEWLEAEGVEQERVVHPENRESSARVVDRTADYARSFLDDAQAYLETMPLSNGNTMEAWTVPYLLAVGTLRELGSRPEDALTETGVKVSRQEVFAVMSAASDVGRDSLAELRQTIARTPFHRAVGSAD